The Methanocaldococcus jannaschii DSM 2661 genome has a segment encoding these proteins:
- the frhG gene encoding coenzyme F420 hydrogenase subunit gamma: MVKVAHVQLCSCCGCLVSLADTYEKLLDVLNSIELVYCQTLADAREIPECDIALVEGSVCLDDHHSLEVAQEVRKKAKIVVALGACAATGGVTRYCKGNQLSKPVHSSFSPLTEVIKVDLAIPGCPPSPEAIVGVITAALNGDMEYLQPYAELAEKGSEACGCDVIYKVVNKSLCMGCGTCAAACPTRAIEMLDGRPNVLKELCIKCGACSVQCPRIRFPELIEKIE; this comes from the coding sequence GTGGTTAAAGTTGCTCATGTTCAATTATGCAGTTGTTGCGGTTGCTTAGTGTCTTTAGCAGACACATATGAAAAGCTTTTAGATGTTTTGAATTCAATTGAGTTGGTTTATTGTCAAACTTTAGCAGATGCAAGAGAAATTCCTGAATGCGATATTGCTTTAGTTGAAGGCTCTGTCTGTTTAGATGACCACCACTCATTGGAAGTAGCTCAAGAAGTTAGAAAGAAGGCAAAAATTGTTGTTGCCTTAGGAGCATGTGCTGCAACAGGAGGGGTTACAAGATACTGTAAAGGAAACCAATTATCAAAGCCTGTTCATAGCTCATTCTCTCCATTAACTGAAGTCATTAAAGTAGATTTAGCAATTCCTGGATGCCCACCTTCACCAGAGGCAATCGTGGGAGTAATTACAGCAGCATTAAACGGAGATATGGAGTATCTACAACCTTATGCTGAATTGGCAGAAAAAGGAAGTGAAGCTTGCGGATGTGATGTTATCTACAAAGTTGTCAATAAATCCCTTTGCATGGGATGTGGAACTTGTGCTGCTGCTTGTCCAACAAGAGCTATAGAAATGTTAGATGGAAGGCCAAATGTCTTGAAAGAACTCTGTATTAAGTGTGGAGCTTGCTCTGTCCAGTGTCCAAGAATTAGATTCCCAGAGTTAATTGAGAAAATAGAATAA
- the frhA gene encoding coenzyme F420 hydrogenase subunit alpha, producing MTNRIEIAPTTRHEGHAKLILEVDEEGIVNKAYYLNTTPVRGFETMLKGKPAEFAPIAVMRICGICQTTHGIASCEAIENAIDCEVPDDGLLLRELVGIGNRLHSHPLHHLLTIDDFLKPDETDLKIELIKLIQRMRKVGQLVVDIVGGEGIHPPNIVIGGMRTNITERAKSRLYYALRQYEKDAYELYEKYTELIERYLEEIGIPDLGAHEYPYIATHTTYGDRYAINWDDVTEIPAQRYYDDEEAKQTTTIQIPLYAGVPAEGGPRARMVKFGNFREGGSAMDINIARAQENLGAVYRALEILDELDLNGKTRAEVEYKDGFGIGVHEAPRATNTHMAEVGKDGKIKSYRIIAASTWNFPIVEKAIEGYPQQYAEVIMRAYDIUASCATHVIVKDEETKEIIEVRKML from the coding sequence GTGACCAATAGAATAGAAATTGCCCCTACAACCAGGCATGAAGGACACGCCAAATTAATTTTAGAGGTTGATGAGGAGGGAATTGTAAATAAAGCATACTATTTAAACACAACCCCAGTTAGAGGATTCGAAACAATGTTAAAGGGCAAGCCAGCAGAGTTTGCTCCAATAGCAGTGATGAGAATCTGTGGAATCTGTCAAACCACACACGGAATTGCCTCCTGTGAAGCTATAGAAAACGCTATTGACTGTGAAGTTCCAGATGATGGTTTGCTATTAAGGGAGTTAGTAGGAATTGGAAATAGATTGCACTCCCACCCATTACACCACCTATTGACAATTGACGACTTCTTAAAACCAGATGAGACAGATTTAAAAATTGAACTAATAAAATTAATCCAAAGAATGAGAAAGGTTGGACAATTAGTTGTAGATATTGTAGGAGGAGAAGGAATCCACCCACCAAACATTGTAATTGGTGGAATGAGAACAAACATAACAGAGAGAGCTAAATCAAGACTATACTATGCATTAAGACAGTATGAAAAAGATGCCTATGAGTTGTATGAGAAATACACTGAATTAATTGAAAGATACTTAGAAGAGATTGGAATCCCAGACTTAGGAGCTCATGAATATCCATATATAGCAACTCACACAACATACGGAGACAGATATGCAATAAACTGGGATGATGTAACTGAAATTCCAGCCCAAAGATACTACGATGATGAAGAAGCTAAACAAACAACAACAATCCAAATTCCTTTATATGCTGGAGTTCCTGCTGAAGGAGGGCCAAGAGCAAGAATGGTCAAGTTTGGTAATTTCAGAGAAGGAGGAAGTGCAATGGATATAAATATAGCAAGAGCTCAAGAGAACCTTGGAGCTGTTTATAGAGCTTTAGAGATTTTAGATGAACTCGACTTAAACGGAAAAACAAGAGCTGAGGTAGAATATAAAGATGGCTTTGGAATAGGGGTTCATGAAGCTCCAAGAGCTACAAACACACACATGGCAGAAGTTGGAAAGGATGGAAAAATTAAGAGCTATAGAATTATAGCGGCATCAACATGGAACTTCCCAATTGTTGAAAAGGCAATTGAAGGCTATCCACAGCAGTATGCTGAAGTCATAATGAGAGCTTATGATATATGAGCTTCATGTGCAACACACGTTATAGTTAAAGATGAAGAGACAAAAGAGATTATAGAAGTTAGAAAAATGTTATAA
- the thiL gene encoding thiamine-phosphate kinase → MDEMKVIEIIKKTLKFSNENIVKGIDDDCAIIKIDENFYLVATTDMMVKKAHIPSILSPYEIGGRILTANVSDIASMGAKPLAFLVSISLSKEEANEKFIKELYSGLDDFSKLYDCPVVGGDTNRGDELILSGTAFGITDNPIYRRGKVGDDICVTNDLGRVYCALTLYYMLKENKISYKEFERLCQKYPKIIEKLRKPIARIKEGLLMNKLINGCCDISDGLGKEITYFKNFEIYSDRIFKLIPEDVIEFCDAFNLNPIKVALNSGEEFELLFTTSKFNKVKDSLKGYSKIYKIGKIIEDGQFIDGEEFYGGGYIHKW, encoded by the coding sequence ATGGACGAGATGAAAGTAATTGAAATAATCAAAAAAACTCTAAAGTTTTCTAATGAAAATATTGTAAAAGGCATTGATGATGACTGTGCAATTATAAAAATTGATGAAAATTTTTATTTAGTTGCTACAACAGACATGATGGTTAAAAAAGCCCATATCCCTTCTATATTATCCCCATATGAAATTGGAGGGAGAATTTTAACCGCCAATGTTTCAGATATTGCATCTATGGGAGCCAAGCCATTGGCATTTTTAGTATCGATATCCCTATCTAAGGAAGAAGCAAATGAGAAGTTTATTAAAGAGCTTTATTCTGGCTTAGATGATTTTTCTAAGCTTTATGACTGCCCAGTGGTTGGTGGGGATACAAATAGGGGAGATGAGCTCATATTATCAGGAACTGCCTTTGGAATAACTGACAATCCTATATATAGGAGAGGGAAAGTTGGGGATGATATCTGTGTAACTAATGATTTAGGTAGGGTTTATTGTGCTTTAACTCTATATTATATGCTTAAAGAGAACAAAATTAGCTACAAAGAGTTTGAAAGACTCTGCCAGAAATATCCAAAGATTATTGAAAAATTAAGAAAACCTATTGCAAGGATTAAAGAAGGGCTATTAATGAATAAACTCATAAATGGTTGTTGTGACATCTCAGACGGTTTGGGAAAGGAAATTACTTATTTCAAAAATTTTGAGATATACAGTGATAGGATTTTTAAGCTTATTCCAGAAGATGTCATTGAATTTTGTGATGCCTTTAATTTAAACCCCATAAAAGTTGCTCTAAATAGTGGAGAGGAGTTTGAGCTTTTATTCACAACATCTAAATTTAATAAAGTGAAAGATTCACTAAAAGGCTATTCAAAGATTTATAAAATCGGTAAAATTATAGAAGATGGGCAGTTTATTGATGGAGAGGAATTTTATGGTGGAGGATACATTCACAAATGGTAA
- a CDS encoding NOL1/NOP2/sun family putative RNA methylase encodes MQFIRVNTLKINPEVLKKRLENKGVVLEKTFLDYAFEVKKSPFSIGSTPEYLFGYYMPQSISSMIPPIVLNPREDDFILDMCAAPGGKTTHLAQLMKNKGTIVAVEISKTRTKALKSNINRMGVLNTIIINADMRKYKDYLLKNEIFFDKILLDAPCSGNIIKDKNRNVSEEDIKYCSLRQKELIDIGIDLLKKDGELVYSTCSMEVEENEEVIKYILQKRNDVELIIIKANEFKGINIKEGYIKGTLRVFPPNEPFFIAKLRKI; translated from the coding sequence ATGCAATTTATAAGAGTTAATACTCTAAAGATTAATCCAGAAGTATTGAAAAAAAGATTAGAAAATAAAGGTGTTGTTTTAGAAAAAACTTTCTTAGATTATGCTTTTGAAGTAAAGAAATCTCCTTTCTCAATTGGTTCTACTCCAGAGTATTTGTTTGGCTATTATATGCCTCAATCAATATCTTCAATGATTCCGCCGATTGTTTTAAATCCAAGAGAAGATGATTTTATCTTAGATATGTGTGCCGCTCCAGGAGGGAAAACAACTCATTTAGCCCAATTAATGAAAAATAAAGGGACAATAGTTGCAGTTGAAATTAGCAAAACAAGAACAAAGGCATTAAAATCAAATATAAATAGGATGGGAGTTTTAAACACTATTATAATAAATGCAGATATGAGAAAATATAAAGATTACTTATTAAAAAATGAGATATTTTTTGATAAGATTTTATTAGATGCCCCATGCTCAGGAAATATTATTAAAGATAAAAACAGAAACGTCTCAGAGGAAGACATAAAATACTGCTCTTTAAGGCAGAAGGAGTTGATAGATATAGGTATAGATTTATTAAAAAAAGATGGAGAGTTAGTTTATTCAACCTGCTCAATGGAAGTTGAAGAAAATGAGGAAGTGATAAAATATATTCTACAAAAAAGAAATGATGTTGAGTTAATAATTATAAAAGCAAATGAATTTAAAGGAATTAATATAAAAGAGGGATATATAAAAGGAACTTTAAGAGTTTTTCCACCAAATGAACCATTTTTTATTGCAAAATTGAGAAAAATATAA
- the frhD gene encoding coenzyme F420-reducing hydrogenase, FrhD protein — protein MKAEIESQDDELFDLTPSYLKKEIMVLACGNILFADDGFSVHVIEKLNKILTDKEKQKIALVDAGAGAPQQVLTLIDENSKTKKIIVVDVIDWGIKPGEIKIIEKDELPNPKYHRLDSHDWPLAPLLREVAEKYNIEVKVVGCQAKYISEPDVYIGLSEEVEKAVDKAVEIILRELRGD, from the coding sequence ATGAAGGCAGAGATAGAAAGCCAAGATGATGAATTGTTTGATTTAACCCCTTCATATTTAAAAAAAGAGATTATGGTCTTAGCTTGTGGTAATATACTATTTGCCGATGATGGCTTTAGCGTTCATGTCATTGAAAAATTAAACAAAATCTTAACTGACAAAGAAAAACAAAAAATTGCCTTAGTTGATGCTGGAGCTGGAGCCCCTCAGCAAGTTTTAACATTAATAGATGAAAACTCTAAAACAAAAAAAATAATTGTTGTTGATGTAATTGATTGGGGAATAAAACCAGGAGAAATAAAAATAATTGAGAAGGATGAGCTTCCAAATCCAAAATATCATAGATTAGATTCTCATGACTGGCCTTTAGCTCCTTTATTAAGGGAAGTTGCTGAAAAATATAATATAGAGGTTAAAGTTGTCGGCTGTCAAGCCAAGTATATTTCTGAGCCAGATGTTTATATTGGGTTGAGTGAAGAGGTTGAAAAAGCCGTTGATAAGGCAGTTGAGATAATTCTTAGAGAGTTGAGAGGTGATTAA
- a CDS encoding archease: protein MFNYFETTADLGVEAKGKSLEEAFKEGAKGLYNIMVDIDKVDKKEKIEFEITGEDLEELLYNFLNELLFYTDVENLVFNDFDVKIEKNDNGYRLKCTAYGEKINKEKHNIKEEVKAVTYHKMEIKQEEDGWKIRYIVDL, encoded by the coding sequence ATGTTTAATTATTTTGAAACTACTGCTGATTTGGGTGTTGAAGCAAAAGGAAAGAGTTTAGAAGAGGCATTTAAAGAAGGAGCTAAGGGACTTTACAATATTATGGTAGATATTGATAAAGTTGATAAAAAAGAAAAAATAGAGTTTGAAATAACAGGAGAAGATTTGGAAGAGCTCTTATACAATTTTCTAAATGAGTTACTTTTTTATACTGATGTTGAAAATCTGGTTTTTAATGACTTCGATGTAAAAATTGAAAAAAATGATAATGGCTACAGGTTAAAATGTACTGCTTACGGAGAAAAGATAAACAAAGAAAAACATAATATAAAAGAGGAGGTTAAAGCAGTAACCTATCATAAAATGGAAATTAAACAAGAAGAAGATGGATGGAAGATTAGATATATAGTTGATTTATGA
- the rtcA gene encoding RNA 3'-terminal phosphate cyclase, giving the protein MDFIVIDGSYLEGGGQIIRTAVSLSALTQKPVKIINIRKKRKNKGLAPQHVSAVKAVKKLCNAEVFGLNVGSEELTFIPSKLSPKDFTIDIGTAGSISLVIQTLLPLSLGINKKFTVKIKGGTDVKRAPPIDYVKNVTLKILRNFGVLTELKVLKRGFYPEGGGEVIFEVKPSKIKKFDLIEHSKSNLVEGISYVQNLDESIARRMRKKAVDLLNKEKLLPNIKIECSKGISTGAGIVLWNDTLGGSCLGEKGLRAEIVAERAVNELLKERESGMALDKYMGDQIIPFLAFGKGIVGVSEITNHTKTNMWVVKHFLDVDFEIKEYKENNCNGFTIEVV; this is encoded by the coding sequence ATGGATTTTATTGTTATTGATGGAAGTTACTTAGAAGGAGGAGGGCAGATTATAAGAACTGCTGTTTCTTTATCAGCTTTAACTCAAAAACCAGTAAAAATTATTAACATAAGGAAAAAGAGAAAGAATAAAGGTTTAGCTCCTCAACATGTATCTGCAGTTAAAGCAGTAAAAAAGCTTTGCAATGCTGAAGTTTTTGGATTAAACGTTGGCTCAGAAGAATTAACTTTTATACCTTCAAAATTATCTCCAAAGGATTTTACAATTGATATTGGAACTGCTGGGAGCATATCTTTGGTTATACAAACTCTCCTCCCATTATCATTAGGAATTAACAAAAAATTCACTGTAAAAATAAAGGGAGGGACTGATGTCAAAAGAGCCCCACCAATTGATTATGTAAAAAATGTAACCTTAAAAATTCTTAGAAATTTTGGAGTATTGACAGAGCTAAAAGTTTTAAAAAGAGGATTTTATCCAGAAGGCGGAGGAGAGGTTATTTTTGAAGTAAAGCCTTCAAAAATTAAAAAATTTGATTTAATAGAACATTCTAAAAGTAACTTAGTTGAAGGAATTAGCTATGTGCAAAATTTAGATGAGAGTATAGCAAGAAGAATGAGAAAAAAGGCAGTTGATTTATTAAACAAAGAAAAACTTCTGCCCAATATAAAAATAGAATGTTCAAAGGGTATTTCTACTGGAGCAGGGATAGTTTTATGGAACGATACTTTAGGGGGAAGTTGTTTAGGAGAGAAAGGGTTAAGGGCGGAGATTGTTGCTGAAAGGGCGGTTAATGAGTTATTAAAGGAGAGGGAAAGTGGGATGGCTTTAGATAAATATATGGGAGACCAAATAATCCCATTCTTAGCTTTTGGTAAAGGAATAGTGGGGGTTTCAGAGATAACCAATCATACAAAAACAAACATGTGGGTTGTTAAACACTTTTTGGATGTAGATTTTGAGATTAAAGAATATAAAGAAAATAATTGCAATGGATTTACTATTGAGGTGGTTTAA
- the artE gene encoding archaeosortase family protein ArtE, which translates to MVEDTFTNGKLSKKEKILFLIKFYIIFLVVFFILSYFGKYLIGIVTYLSYIFTKIIISDARLADNFIYLPNNTVEVVEECTGSFLIAGLLALIIVYSKNIKEFIIGIFFVLLAFFVNIFRIVLICYLVNMHPESSYLYHEIAGYGVILTLVPVLVIGYLKIIEKYRHSSNKSHL; encoded by the coding sequence ATGGTGGAGGATACATTCACAAATGGTAAATTGAGTAAAAAAGAAAAAATTTTGTTTTTGATAAAGTTTTATATTATATTTTTAGTAGTGTTTTTTATTTTAAGCTATTTTGGAAAATATTTAATAGGAATTGTTACATATCTAAGCTACATATTTACAAAAATAATTATTTCAGATGCAAGATTGGCAGATAATTTTATATATTTGCCAAACAACACTGTTGAAGTGGTTGAAGAATGCACAGGAAGTTTTTTAATTGCTGGACTTTTAGCTCTAATTATTGTTTATTCAAAAAACATTAAAGAGTTTATAATTGGAATCTTTTTTGTATTGTTAGCATTTTTTGTAAATATTTTTAGGATTGTATTGATTTGCTATTTGGTAAATATGCATCCGGAGAGTTCTTATCTATATCATGAAATTGCGGGATATGGGGTTATATTAACGTTAGTTCCAGTATTGGTTATAGGTTATTTAAAAATTATTGAAAAATATAGACACTCATCAAATAAATCCCACTTATAA